The sequence TCTTTACATCAATATAATTATTTGTATAAAACCAATTATTAAAGAACCAGTTCAGGTTTTTTCCAGAACCAGTATTCATAGAATTGAAATAATCCCACGGAATCGGATGTTTCCCGTTCCAGTTGTTCATATAATGATGTAAAGCTTTTTTAAACAAATCATCCCCCAGAAAATCTTTCAAAGCCAAATATGACAAAGAAGCCTTTACATAAGAATTATTTCCATATCCGGCTCCGCTTACCTGCGTACTCATCGTAATGACCGGTTGATCCTGTTCGGCTGACGGGTCATTGATCCATCTTTTAACCCTGAAATTCTGGTAAAATTCTTTGGCTGCCGCTTCACCGTTTTCGTCAATTCCGATTAAATATTCCAGTGTTGTAGCCCAGCCTTCATCCATGAAAGCATAGCGCGTTTCGTTGATTCCCATGTAGAAAGGGAAATAAGTATGTGCAATCTCATGATCTGCCGTCAGTCTCGCATCCTGAAAATTATCCGGAATGCTGGAATCATTGATCATCATTGGATATTCCATATCAGCATATCCCTGAATCGCTGTCATTGCATTGTAAGGATACTCCACGCCTGGCCATTTTTTGGAGAACCAGTCGAGGTTGTAACGCATCCAGTCTACATAATGTTCAAAATCTTTGGCGCCGACTTTATAACCCGCCTGAACACTGGCTCTTTTTGTCTTCAGCTGAACACTGGCCGCATCCCAGACGTAATGATTGCTTAAAGCAAAACAGAAATCTGTAATATGGCTGGCTTTAAATTTCCAGACATTCCATTTATTGGGCTTCGTTACTTTTCCGGCTTTCATTTCATGCTCGTTGGCAATGTGAATCACCTTATCGCTTTTTAATGAAGCTTTATATCTTTTTAAAAATTCAGACTGAAGCACTGCTTCCGGATTTAGAAATTCTCCCGTCGACCAAACCACATAGTTTTTCGGTGCCGTGATCGCAAAATTATAATCATTAAAATCATTATAAAACTCCTGTCTGTCGGAGTGCGGAAGCATATCCCAGCCGTTGTAATCGTCATACACGGAAACTCTCGGGAACGAATACGCTACATAAAAAGTTTCAGGATCGATCTGGCCTTCCCTCCCACTTTGTACGGATAACGGATATTCCCATTCTATTTTAATTTCCGCCTTTGATTTTGATTTTAAAGCTGAATTTAATTTTACCTTTTCAACCGTTCCCCAATCATCACTATTCACGGTATATTTTTCACCATTTACGATAAATGATTTAATATGTAAACCTGATGATAAAAAATCATTGGAAACAACTCCTGATCTTGGAGCTTGTGGTTTATGCAGATTATTTACGAACCTTATGGCGAGCTCGTTCAGATCATTTGGGCTGTTGTTGCTGTAGACAATTGTTTCTTTTCCTGAAACTGTTTTCGAACTGGCATCCACTTTTACCTCAACATTATAAATCCCTTTATTCTGCCAATAATTTTTTCCCGGAGCGCCCGACAAATCGCGGGTTCCGTTTTCGTATGCTTTTTTTATATTTCTCGGCATATACAGTTCCTGCGCGGAAAACTGCCATGATCCCAAAAGCAATAAACCCAAAACCAATCTTTTCATTAAAATCTTTTTATAATAAGTATTTAATTTAACAAAAAAGTAACAAAAAACGGCAATAAAATTATAGCCCTTTTGTATATTTTTCACCCAAAAATCATTCAAAATAGCCACAAAATTTGTCATCCTGAAAGGATCTAAACAAAATTTTATACATATTTATTGAATGATTCGTGCCTGGATCCTTTCAGGATGACAAATTTTGTGGATAATTAAAACTGCAAATCCACCAAAACAGGAAAATGATCCGACGGGTACAGTAAATTTTCCCTTCTGTCATTGATATGTCTGTGAGATTTTATCTTAAACCCTTTCACGAAAATATAATCAATCCTGTTTTTGGGAACTTCATTGACGTTGAATGCCGTAAAAGTTCCTTTCGGACCATAAGGTTTTGTTTCCGAATGATAGAAAGTATCCTGAAGGTTTTGTGAAATAATTTTAATCGGTTCCGAATCTTCCGTCAAATTAAAATCACCACTTAAAACCACCGGTAAATTTTTAGGATTGATTTCTTTGATTTTCTTTAAAATTAATTCAGAAGACTTCACTCTGGCCACATTCCCGACATGGTCGAAGTGAAGATTCAGCGCCATGAATTCTTTTTTTGATTTTTTATCCTTGAAAACTGCGTATGTACAAATTCTGTTCAGCGCGGCATCCCAGCCTTTTGATGGTTTTTCAGGAGTTTCAGAAAGCCAGAACGTCCCTGATTTCGTCACCTGAAGCCTGTCTGTATCATAAAAAATTGCAGAAAATTCGCCTTTTTCTTTTCCATCATCTCTTCCTACTCCTACATAATCGTAATTCTTTAAACCATTTTTAATGTCCTTCATCTGCTCAGGAAGTGCTTCCTGAACACCGAAATAATCGGGATGATAGTACGTTAATAAATCCGCTACATCCTGTTTTCTGTTTGTCCATGAGTTTTCTTTGTCTGAGTCTACATTCAGTCTGATGTTGAAACTCATCACTTTAAGATCCTGAGAGAATCCCAACACAAAAGCCATCAGGAATACGATTGAAAATCTAAAATTCATAATCATATATTTTAATTAACAAAGCAACAAAAGTAAAACTTCTCATGAAGACAGCCTTCACAATTGAGAATTTTAATATTAAATTCGATTTAAAAACAAAAACTCCGGGAAATTTTCCGGAGCTTGATTTATGTGTAAAATTTGAACCATTAAGATTTTGTTTAAGAAGTTAAGGATATTTAAGTTTTTTAATGCTTTAAGCTTTTAAAAATCTTTGATTTTTTCCATTAATGAAACTTAACTTCTTAAATAGATCTTAATGGTTAAAAAAACTATTCTTTAGTAAATTTAAATTCCCTTCCACCCTGATTAAAGGTAATCGTTTTCTTATCCTGACTGAAAGTCATTGAAATCTGTGCCTGCTCAAAAGTAAAGGTATTATTTCCCGTATACTCTAATGGAAATTCACCCTGACCTGTTGCCTGACCATACAACTGATTATTTTTTTCAGAGAAAGTAATTTTTAATGGAATATCTTTGCTTCCGTACGTTCCCGTGAAGTCTTTAACATTAATCTTCTCTGCAGTTTTTGCATCTCCAGAAGTCCAGGTATTATTTTGACTGTTCACATCAGGAATTTCAGATTTTGGATCCAGTTTTACCTGATCAATTTCTTTAGTTGAATTGGTTTTAAAAGTCCATTCTTTATTTCTTTTCCAGATTTCAATCGGTAATTTTATAATCTGCTCTGTTCCATCTTTAAATTTAACCTGAACCGTTGTAGGCATTGGCAATTGCCCGATATTTTCAACTGTGATCTGAGCTCCGTTTTTGAAATCTCCGTTTACATATTTTACGTTTTTCACAGACTGATCGATTTTCCATTTATTGATAAACCAGCCTCTCCAGAACCAGTTCAGCTCTTCACCCGAAACATTTTCCATCGTGTGGAAAAAATCCCAAGGCGTCGGATGTTTGAACGCCCAACGTTGAATATATGTTCTGAATGCTTTATCAAATTTTTCAGGACCGAGAATCGATTCTCTTAAGATTTGAAGCCCCATTCCCGGTTTGAAATATGCCAAAACCCCGATGCTATTTTCCTTCATATTGTCCGGTCCCACCATTATTGGCTCAAAACCATCATTTAAAATGTAACCTCCCATCTGAGCAATATTTTTCTTTTCAAAATATTCTCCCTTATTGAAAGCCTCCGTTGAAAGTTCGTTGATAAATGTATTAAAACCTTCATCCATCCATGCAAAAAGTCTTTCGTTAGAACCAACAATCATTGGAAACCAGTTGTGTCCGAATTCGTGATCGGTAACGCCCCAAAGTTCGCCTCCTTTAGAATCCATGTGACAGAAAACGATGCCCGGATATTCCATTCCGCCTTCGTTTCCGGCGACGTTGGTTGCTGCAGGATAGGTGTATTCATACCATTTTGCAGAATAATGTTCGATCGCAGCTTTCGTATATTCCGTAGATCTTCCCCATGCGCTTTCTCCTGCACTTTCTGCCGGATACGCTGAAATTGCCAGTGATTTTTTACCGCTTGGAAGATTGATTTTTGCAGCATCCAAAATAAAAGCCGGAGACGAAGCCCAGGCAAAATCTCTTGCCTGACTGATCTTAAATTTCCATGTCTTCGTTCCCGTTTGCTGATTTTTTCCCAATTCAGATTCAGTGCGGATCATTACTGTTTTATCGCTGTTTTTTGCCTGCTCCCATCTGCTGTTTTCTTCTTTAGAATACACTTCTTTAGCATTCAACAATTCTCCTGAAGCGACAACATAATGATTCGCAGGAACGGTAATATTTGCGGTGATGTCTCCATATTCCAAGTAAAATTCAGACGCTCCTACATATGGCAATGTATTCCATCCCATTACATCATCATAAACGCACATTCTCGGATACCATTGTGCCATCGTGAAGATTTTTCCGTTTTTCGTATCCTGAATTCCCATTCTGTCGGAGC is a genomic window of Chryseobacterium wanjuense containing:
- a CDS encoding M1 family metallopeptidase yields the protein MKRLVLGLLLLGSWQFSAQELYMPRNIKKAYENGTRDLSGAPGKNYWQNKGIYNVEVKVDASSKTVSGKETIVYSNNSPNDLNELAIRFVNNLHKPQAPRSGVVSNDFLSSGLHIKSFIVNGEKYTVNSDDWGTVEKVKLNSALKSKSKAEIKIEWEYPLSVQSGREGQIDPETFYVAYSFPRVSVYDDYNGWDMLPHSDRQEFYNDFNDYNFAITAPKNYVVWSTGEFLNPEAVLQSEFLKRYKASLKSDKVIHIANEHEMKAGKVTKPNKWNVWKFKASHITDFCFALSNHYVWDAASVQLKTKRASVQAGYKVGAKDFEHYVDWMRYNLDWFSKKWPGVEYPYNAMTAIQGYADMEYPMMINDSSIPDNFQDARLTADHEIAHTYFPFYMGINETRYAFMDEGWATTLEYLIGIDENGEAAAKEFYQNFRVKRWINDPSAEQDQPVITMSTQVSGAGYGNNSYVKASLSYLALKDFLGDDLFKKALHHYMNNWNGKHPIPWDYFNSMNTGSGKNLNWFFNNWFYTNNYIDVKISSISQMNDLLTVNIDNVGGFVIPFDAILTYEDGAVEKLHFSPSLWEKDQKQTMLTIPIKKKVKSVTLDGGIFMDYTPQDNTKAL
- a CDS encoding endonuclease/exonuclease/phosphatase family protein gives rise to the protein MNFRFSIVFLMAFVLGFSQDLKVMSFNIRLNVDSDKENSWTNRKQDVADLLTYYHPDYFGVQEALPEQMKDIKNGLKNYDYVGVGRDDGKEKGEFSAIFYDTDRLQVTKSGTFWLSETPEKPSKGWDAALNRICTYAVFKDKKSKKEFMALNLHFDHVGNVARVKSSELILKKIKEINPKNLPVVLSGDFNLTEDSEPIKIISQNLQDTFYHSETKPYGPKGTFTAFNVNEVPKNRIDYIFVKGFKIKSHRHINDRRENLLYPSDHFPVLVDLQF
- a CDS encoding M1 family metallopeptidase, whose protein sequence is MRIKFPTLVSAVAVMLFSQSAIAQEAPKYDYVEAFKPFFYTQTGTPTRSASGQPGYAYWQNSADYNLNVSLNEAKNEISGTAEITYTNNSTDKLGFLWLQLDQNLFAKDSRGNAVVPMSGSRNGAHGEEFDGGYKIKSVKLDGRDVKYTITDTRMQIDLPTELKAQGGVAKIKIEYSFLSPKYGSDRMGIQDTKNGKIFTMAQWYPRMCVYDDVMGWNTLPYVGASEFYLEYGDITANITVPANHYVVASGELLNAKEVYSKEENSRWEQAKNSDKTVMIRTESELGKNQQTGTKTWKFKISQARDFAWASSPAFILDAAKINLPSGKKSLAISAYPAESAGESAWGRSTEYTKAAIEHYSAKWYEYTYPAATNVAGNEGGMEYPGIVFCHMDSKGGELWGVTDHEFGHNWFPMIVGSNERLFAWMDEGFNTFINELSTEAFNKGEYFEKKNIAQMGGYILNDGFEPIMVGPDNMKENSIGVLAYFKPGMGLQILRESILGPEKFDKAFRTYIQRWAFKHPTPWDFFHTMENVSGEELNWFWRGWFINKWKIDQSVKNVKYVNGDFKNGAQITVENIGQLPMPTTVQVKFKDGTEQIIKLPIEIWKRNKEWTFKTNSTKEIDQVKLDPKSEIPDVNSQNNTWTSGDAKTAEKINVKDFTGTYGSKDIPLKITFSEKNNQLYGQATGQGEFPLEYTGNNTFTFEQAQISMTFSQDKKTITFNQGGREFKFTKE